A single Micromonospora luteifusca DNA region contains:
- a CDS encoding M36 family metallopeptidase, translated as MPQPEWSPPMSRRRRRLIAVLATTATVAALLPTSASTAAPAGSTPSAERRSGPFAEGHEPADVDNRTGTAAPDTRQRGLARAADPDVRWNRLGTPQALGPGRTPLASGLSADPEVAARAYLIANRDLFGMDAATVANMERVLVRAIGSGAVVTLRQRFGDLPAGPDGLVTIAVANGAVLSVNSSLARNTGAPAPATRTAEQAYAAALADAKLTASAVASHTVRTVAVPTPLDGPRAAYEVTMIGADTDQPAAFTSYVDGITGHVLVREDLVDFDSDNPSWAVFPATPPRDLGPGQDPRVRWCGDPSPGCQAAFRDPATGQPWDVDAATGTPTFTSRGNSANTVLSWGSGTPIVPATTSPERRYDYPFTDQWHQARCNPGVFTSAQRNDADASIANLFAMHNRLHDWSYQLGFTESAWNLQAVNLTPDGLGGDAEQGRAQQGALTGNRNNANQGTGRDGQPPTTNMYLWQPLAGGPYPPCVDGDYDMTVIGHEYTHAITNRMIAGPDSGIGGHQGGSMGESWGDLLAAEYLFQHGLRAPGETPFVTGGYVTGNLVSGIRNYDLSRSPLNYSDIGYNTGGPAVHADGEIWGATNFRVRSALVKRYGLGTPQRQLECAQGKVAADKCPGNRRWSQLVFDSFLLQAASQVSMLDMRDNMLTADLLRFGGANQDLIWAEFARSGMGRDAVTNGAGDTDPTPSFASPGGGNATFTLRPRGDSADAPIRVYVGAYEARAVPVADTDPATPIPDTVELVAGTYDLLAVAPGFGHQRLSVSAKAGQNGYVDLRMSRNLASTASGATISGDGVNLDRIVDDTESTNWASLDGVAGRQLTVALPGDAAQVVKRVNVSAMLRPAIAGDADTGSQNALSALRSFAVSACNATTTDCADPARWQRIYTSAGDAFPGGAYRAYSRDINLRTFAVPTTLATHLRLEVLASQCTGGPQYAGEQDDDPATTTDCATASPARNQVRIAEFQAFSK; from the coding sequence GTGCCACAACCGGAATGGTCACCCCCGATGAGCCGGCGTCGACGCCGGCTCATCGCCGTCCTGGCGACGACGGCGACGGTCGCCGCGCTGCTCCCCACCAGCGCGAGCACCGCCGCCCCCGCAGGCAGCACACCGTCCGCCGAGCGCCGGTCCGGACCGTTCGCCGAGGGGCACGAACCGGCCGACGTCGACAACCGCACCGGTACGGCGGCACCCGACACCCGTCAGCGCGGCCTGGCCCGGGCCGCCGATCCCGACGTCCGGTGGAACCGGCTCGGCACCCCGCAGGCGCTCGGCCCCGGCCGCACCCCGCTGGCCAGCGGGCTCTCCGCCGACCCGGAGGTCGCGGCCCGCGCCTACCTGATCGCCAACCGCGACCTGTTCGGGATGGACGCGGCCACGGTGGCCAACATGGAACGGGTGCTGGTCCGGGCGATCGGCAGCGGGGCTGTCGTCACCCTCCGGCAACGCTTCGGCGATCTACCCGCCGGGCCGGACGGCCTCGTCACCATCGCGGTCGCCAACGGCGCGGTGCTCTCGGTCAACTCCTCGCTGGCCCGGAACACCGGCGCCCCGGCACCGGCCACCCGCACCGCCGAGCAGGCGTACGCCGCCGCGCTCGCCGACGCGAAGCTGACCGCGAGCGCGGTGGCCAGCCACACCGTGCGAACCGTGGCGGTACCCACCCCGCTGGACGGGCCTCGGGCCGCCTACGAGGTGACCATGATCGGTGCGGACACCGACCAGCCGGCCGCGTTCACCAGCTACGTCGACGGCATCACCGGTCACGTGCTGGTCCGGGAGGACCTCGTCGACTTCGACTCCGACAACCCGAGCTGGGCGGTCTTCCCGGCCACCCCGCCCCGCGACCTCGGCCCCGGGCAGGACCCCCGGGTGCGCTGGTGCGGCGACCCGTCGCCCGGCTGCCAGGCCGCCTTCCGTGACCCGGCCACCGGCCAACCGTGGGATGTCGACGCGGCCACCGGCACGCCAACCTTCACCTCGCGCGGCAACTCGGCCAACACGGTGCTCTCCTGGGGTTCGGGCACCCCGATCGTCCCGGCCACCACCAGCCCGGAACGCCGCTACGATTACCCCTTCACCGACCAGTGGCACCAGGCCCGCTGCAACCCGGGGGTGTTCACCTCCGCCCAACGCAACGACGCGGACGCGTCGATCGCCAACCTCTTCGCCATGCACAACCGGCTGCACGACTGGTCGTACCAGTTGGGCTTCACGGAGTCGGCGTGGAACCTCCAGGCGGTCAACCTCACCCCCGACGGGCTGGGCGGTGACGCCGAGCAGGGCCGCGCCCAGCAGGGCGCGCTGACCGGCAACCGGAACAACGCCAACCAGGGCACCGGGCGCGACGGGCAGCCGCCAACCACCAACATGTACCTGTGGCAGCCGCTGGCCGGCGGGCCGTACCCGCCGTGCGTGGACGGCGACTACGACATGACGGTGATCGGCCACGAATACACCCACGCGATCACCAACCGGATGATCGCCGGCCCGGACAGCGGGATCGGCGGCCACCAGGGCGGGTCGATGGGTGAGTCCTGGGGTGACCTGCTCGCCGCCGAATACCTCTTCCAGCACGGGTTGCGCGCACCGGGCGAGACGCCCTTCGTCACCGGGGGCTACGTCACCGGCAACCTGGTCAGCGGCATCCGCAACTACGACCTGAGCCGCAGCCCCCTCAACTACTCCGACATCGGCTACAACACCGGCGGGCCGGCCGTGCACGCCGACGGGGAGATCTGGGGTGCCACCAACTTCCGGGTCCGCTCCGCACTCGTCAAGCGGTACGGCCTCGGCACCCCACAGCGACAGCTCGAATGCGCGCAGGGGAAGGTCGCCGCCGACAAGTGCCCCGGCAACCGGCGCTGGTCGCAACTGGTCTTCGACTCGTTCCTGCTCCAGGCCGCCAGCCAGGTCAGCATGCTCGACATGCGGGACAACATGCTCACCGCCGACCTGCTCCGCTTCGGCGGTGCCAACCAGGACCTGATCTGGGCCGAGTTCGCCCGCTCCGGGATGGGCCGGGACGCCGTCACCAACGGTGCCGGTGACACCGACCCGACGCCGAGCTTCGCCTCCCCAGGCGGTGGCAACGCGACGTTCACCCTGCGCCCGCGCGGGGACAGCGCCGACGCGCCCATCCGGGTCTACGTCGGGGCGTACGAGGCGCGGGCCGTGCCGGTGGCCGACACCGACCCGGCGACACCGATCCCGGACACCGTGGAGCTGGTGGCCGGCACGTACGACCTGCTCGCTGTGGCCCCCGGTTTCGGGCACCAGCGGCTCAGCGTGAGCGCCAAGGCCGGCCAGAACGGGTACGTGGACCTGCGGATGAGCCGCAACCTCGCGTCCACCGCGTCCGGTGCCACGATCAGCGGCGACGGGGTCAACCTGGACCGGATCGTCGACGACACCGAGTCGACGAACTGGGCCTCCCTGGACGGGGTCGCCGGTCGGCAGCTCACCGTGGCGCTGCCCGGGGACGCCGCACAGGTGGTCAAACGGGTGAACGTCAGCGCGATGCTGCGCCCGGCGATCGCCGGCGACGCCGACACCGGCAGTCAGAACGCGCTCAGTGCGTTGCGCTCGTTCGCCGTGTCCGCCTGCAACGCGACGACCACCGACTGCGCGGACCCGGCACGCTGGCAACGGATCTACACCAGCGCGGGTGACGCGTTCCCGGGTGGGGCGTACCGGGCCTACAGCCGGGACATCAACCTCCGGACGTTCGCGGTGCCCACCACCCTCGCCACCCACCTGCGACTGGAGGTGCTGGCGAGCCAGTGCACCGGCGGTCCGCAGTACGCGGGCGAGCAGGACGACGACCCGGCCACGACGACGGACTGCGCGACCGCCAGCCCGGCCCGGAACCAGGTCAGGATCGCCGAGTTCCAGGCGTTCTCCAAGTGA
- a CDS encoding cytochrome P450 codes for MLFRSWARVTDPAWPDVARVPDHVGGTHLLVTRHALVRQVLADPVTYRPDNALDAVTPMPAAALRVLAGHRFRLPPTLANNSGASHPQIRAIVADALHPARVAAQRPWLTTLVRDRVAQIRATLDAGTPVDLYADLAADLPLLVLARLVELPDAPVGAVKEFTRAALELFWAPLDTDRQVALAAEVGRFHRVLRDFAATGGGLAAELRAAGHPPDVVVGALFFLLVAGQETTSQFLTLLLHRLAGEPTVRAGLRTGEVAVADVVEEGLRLEPPIVTWRRVAATDTTLGGTAVPAGSSLVLWLGRAGRDPAVVESPDEFRPGQRGSRRHLAFGAGAHRCVGDVLARMEAAVVVAEAAPLLDGVTVVRPPWCPDNLTFRMPDAFVIAAAGARSTEGPRS; via the coding sequence GTGCTGTTTCGCAGCTGGGCGCGGGTGACCGACCCCGCATGGCCGGACGTGGCCCGGGTGCCGGACCACGTCGGCGGCACCCACCTGCTCGTCACCCGGCACGCGCTGGTCCGTCAGGTCCTCGCCGACCCGGTCACCTACCGACCGGACAACGCGCTGGACGCGGTGACACCGATGCCGGCGGCCGCGCTGCGGGTGCTCGCCGGACACCGGTTCCGGCTGCCGCCGACCCTGGCGAACAACTCGGGCGCCAGCCATCCCCAGATCCGCGCCATCGTGGCGGACGCCTTGCACCCCGCCCGGGTCGCCGCGCAGCGGCCCTGGCTCACCACGCTGGTCCGAGACCGGGTCGCCCAGATCCGCGCCACCCTCGACGCCGGCACGCCTGTCGACCTGTACGCGGACCTCGCCGCCGACCTGCCGCTGCTGGTGCTGGCCCGACTGGTCGAGCTGCCGGACGCCCCGGTCGGCGCGGTCAAGGAGTTCACCCGCGCCGCGCTGGAGCTGTTCTGGGCACCGCTGGACACCGACCGGCAGGTGGCACTCGCCGCCGAGGTGGGCCGGTTCCACCGCGTGTTGCGCGACTTCGCGGCCACCGGCGGCGGATTGGCCGCCGAGTTGCGCGCGGCCGGGCACCCGCCGGACGTCGTGGTCGGCGCGCTCTTCTTCCTGCTGGTCGCCGGGCAGGAGACCACCTCGCAGTTCCTCACCCTGCTGCTGCACCGGCTGGCCGGCGAGCCCACGGTGCGCGCGGGCCTGCGCACCGGCGAGGTCGCGGTGGCCGATGTCGTGGAGGAGGGGCTACGACTCGAACCGCCCATCGTCACCTGGCGACGGGTGGCCGCGACGGACACCACGCTGGGCGGGACGGCAGTGCCGGCGGGCAGCAGTCTCGTGCTCTGGCTGGGCCGCGCCGGCCGAGACCCCGCGGTCGTCGAGTCGCCCGACGAGTTCCGGCCGGGCCAGCGCGGCTCGCGCCGACACCTGGCGTTCGGGGCGGGCGCGCACCGCTGCGTCGGTGACGTGCTGGCCCGGATGGAGGCCGCCGTGGTGGTTGCCGAGGCCGCGCCGCTGCTGGACGGGGTGACGGTGGTCCGCCCGCCCTGGTGTCCGGACAATCTCACCTTCCGGATGCCCGACGCCTTCGTGATCGCCGCCGCCGGTGCGCGCAGCACCGAGGGGCCGCGATCCTGA
- a CDS encoding ATP-binding cassette domain-containing protein has product MITLRGLTKRFGATVAVDALTVDIAPGRVTGFLGPNGAGKSTTMRMILGLDRPTAGQALIDGRAYRELRRPLHEVGALLDARAIHPARSGRAHLRAMANSNGIPTRRVDEVLDTVGLDGRAAAKPGRTLSLGMGQRLGIAGALLGDPPVLMFDEPVNGLDPDGVRWVRQLMRSLADQGRTVFVSSHLMSEMQLTADQLVVIGRGRLLADEPIGEVIARSTVAVRVRSPHPDGLAALAARLTAAGASVEAADRNELTVTGTTADQVGDLAHELGLRLHELSAHAASLEQAFMELTADSVEYAGGPTEGGQR; this is encoded by the coding sequence ATGATCACATTACGTGGGTTGACGAAACGGTTCGGGGCGACCGTCGCGGTCGACGCGTTGACCGTCGACATCGCGCCCGGCCGGGTCACCGGCTTCCTCGGCCCCAACGGCGCCGGCAAGTCCACCACCATGCGGATGATCCTCGGGCTGGACCGCCCCACCGCCGGGCAGGCCCTCATCGACGGGCGCGCGTACCGGGAGTTGCGCCGGCCGCTGCACGAGGTCGGCGCGCTGCTCGACGCCCGGGCCATCCACCCGGCCCGGTCCGGCCGAGCGCACCTGCGGGCCATGGCGAACAGCAACGGCATCCCGACCCGCCGGGTCGACGAGGTGTTGGACACCGTCGGGCTGGACGGACGGGCCGCCGCCAAGCCGGGGCGGACGCTCTCGCTCGGCATGGGCCAACGGCTCGGCATCGCCGGCGCGCTGCTCGGCGACCCGCCGGTGCTGATGTTCGACGAGCCGGTGAACGGCCTCGACCCGGACGGGGTGCGCTGGGTGCGGCAGCTGATGCGCTCGCTGGCCGACCAGGGGCGGACGGTCTTCGTCTCCAGCCACCTGATGAGCGAGATGCAGCTCACCGCCGACCAACTCGTGGTGATCGGCCGGGGGCGACTGCTCGCCGACGAGCCGATCGGCGAGGTGATCGCCCGCAGCACGGTCGCGGTCCGGGTCCGCAGCCCGCACCCGGACGGGCTGGCCGCGCTCGCCGCGCGCCTTACGGCCGCCGGGGCGAGCGTCGAGGCGGCCGACCGGAACGAGCTGACCGTCACCGGCACCACTGCCGACCAGGTCGGCGACCTGGCCCACGAGCTGGGGTTACGACTGCACGAGCTGAGTGCACACGCCGCGTCGCTGGAGCAGGCGTTCATGGAGTTGACCGCCGACAGCGTCGAGTACGCCGGCGGTCCGACCGAGGGTGGGCAACGATGA
- a CDS encoding response regulator, which translates to MAGAPPVRVVLADDEAMIRAGVRAILATDPGIEVVAEAGDGHAAVELVRAHRPRVALLDIRMPRLDGLAAAAEIRRVVPETATIMLTTFGEDDHVARALGHGANGFLLKAGDPRELIAGVHAVADGGAYLSPKVARRVLELGAGRLARRPVARDRTAGLTEREREVLALVGAGLSNAEIARRLHLVEGTVKSYLTSIFTRLDVRNRVQAAILAYEAGLVDG; encoded by the coding sequence ATGGCCGGGGCACCGCCGGTCCGGGTCGTCCTGGCCGACGACGAGGCGATGATCCGGGCGGGTGTCCGGGCCATCCTCGCCACTGATCCCGGCATCGAGGTGGTCGCCGAGGCCGGCGACGGACACGCGGCGGTGGAGCTGGTCCGTGCGCACCGACCTCGGGTCGCGCTGCTGGACATTCGGATGCCACGGCTGGACGGGCTGGCCGCCGCCGCCGAGATCCGCCGGGTCGTGCCGGAGACCGCGACGATCATGTTGACCACGTTCGGCGAGGACGACCACGTGGCTCGGGCGCTCGGGCACGGCGCCAACGGGTTCCTGCTCAAGGCCGGCGACCCGCGTGAGCTGATCGCGGGTGTGCACGCCGTCGCCGACGGTGGGGCGTACCTGTCGCCGAAGGTGGCCCGTCGGGTGCTCGAGCTGGGTGCCGGAAGGCTGGCCCGCCGGCCCGTCGCACGGGACCGTACGGCTGGGCTGACCGAGCGGGAACGGGAGGTGCTCGCCCTGGTCGGGGCGGGGCTGTCCAACGCCGAGATCGCCCGCCGGCTGCACCTGGTGGAGGGCACCGTGAAGAGCTACCTGACCAGCATCTTCACCCGGCTGGACGTGCGCAACCGGGTGCAGGCGGCGATCCTCGCGTACGAGGCGGGGTTGGTCGACGGCTGA
- a CDS encoding class I SAM-dependent methyltransferase — MSELSSAFVRLHARLTPVPFVPEVRLHQADEPIGLWELTEGEFSTDRPPPFWAFAWAGGQALARYVTDHPELVAGRRVLDLASGSGLVAIAAARAGAASVRAVEVDELAVAAVALNAEANGVRVDAELGDILDSDAGDAEVVLAGDVFYSDAMARRVLRFLLRATRAGAPALVGDPGRAFLPRDRFDELAAYDVPVPEALESVRVKRTTVWRLRAGLPGASG, encoded by the coding sequence GTGTCCGAGCTCTCCAGCGCGTTCGTCCGGCTGCACGCCCGGCTGACCCCGGTTCCCTTCGTCCCCGAGGTGCGGCTGCACCAGGCCGACGAGCCGATCGGGCTGTGGGAGCTGACCGAGGGCGAGTTCTCCACCGACCGGCCGCCGCCGTTCTGGGCGTTCGCCTGGGCCGGCGGGCAGGCGCTCGCCCGCTACGTGACCGACCACCCGGAGCTGGTCGCCGGCCGCCGGGTGCTCGACCTCGCCTCCGGCTCCGGCCTGGTGGCCATCGCCGCCGCCCGTGCCGGCGCCGCGTCGGTGCGAGCCGTCGAGGTGGACGAGCTGGCGGTGGCGGCGGTCGCGCTCAACGCCGAGGCCAACGGGGTACGCGTCGACGCCGAACTCGGCGACATCCTCGACTCCGACGCCGGGGACGCCGAGGTGGTGCTCGCCGGCGACGTCTTCTACAGCGACGCGATGGCCCGCCGGGTCCTGCGGTTCCTGCTCCGCGCCACCCGGGCCGGCGCACCGGCGCTGGTCGGCGACCCCGGCCGGGCGTTCCTGCCTCGGGACCGCTTCGACGAGTTGGCGGCGTACGACGTGCCAGTGCCGGAGGCGCTGGAGAGTGTCCGGGTGAAGCGCACCACCGTCTGGCGGCTGCGGGCCGGGCTGCCGGGGGCCTCCGGCTAG
- a CDS encoding sensor histidine kinase, whose protein sequence is MRIPDLSTPGSLDRRRRLLLDALLWAVVAAPVGYAGLSPPYPRWALPLLVGKLLLLGAAVVASRRAPLVALVLVVLGSVVDGNFVFAIPVFSYLAGRRSATAAPAAVVFVVIAGGGTALNLGLLGTGAGTWFLLASVLLFAAVFPWLVGRYRRQQQELADAGRRHVEALTREERGTAERIRLRERARIAGEMHDSLGHDLSLIALRAAALEVAADLDDRHRAAAGELRASVSAATERLHEIIGVLREEGGASVRPSGETVADLVDGAREAGMAVRMDAAPAVADLPAMTGHAAHRVVREALTNAARYAPGAPVDVRLARDGDRVEVSVVNGAPQAGPLPAPTSQGSGLLALAERVRLAGGTLDAGPRDDGGFAVRAALPVSAPPLEEIELVGPGAGLAVRPGDGRPGPVERPVDAERRLNDARRRVRRSLLVALVAPAGFALVLSLVYYPVATAGTVLDRATFDQMRLGTARSELNGLPRRQLERPTAADRADCEYYTDGNFPLAQPTWRLCFNDGRLASKEWIA, encoded by the coding sequence GTGCGGATCCCCGACCTCTCGACGCCAGGCTCGCTGGACCGGCGGCGTCGCCTGCTGCTGGACGCGCTGCTCTGGGCGGTGGTCGCGGCCCCGGTGGGTTACGCCGGGCTCAGCCCGCCCTACCCGCGGTGGGCGTTGCCGCTGCTGGTCGGGAAGCTGCTGCTGCTCGGCGCGGCGGTGGTGGCGAGTCGACGCGCACCGTTGGTCGCCCTGGTGCTGGTGGTGCTCGGGTCGGTCGTCGATGGCAACTTCGTGTTCGCCATCCCGGTCTTCAGTTACCTGGCGGGGCGGCGCAGCGCGACCGCGGCCCCGGCGGCCGTGGTCTTCGTGGTGATCGCGGGCGGTGGCACGGCGCTCAACCTGGGGTTGCTCGGCACCGGCGCGGGCACCTGGTTCCTGCTCGCCTCGGTGCTGCTCTTCGCCGCGGTGTTCCCCTGGTTGGTGGGCCGGTACCGGCGTCAGCAGCAGGAGTTGGCCGACGCGGGTCGTCGCCACGTCGAGGCGCTGACCCGTGAGGAGCGTGGCACCGCCGAGCGGATCCGGCTGCGGGAACGGGCCCGGATCGCCGGGGAGATGCACGACTCGCTCGGTCACGACCTCAGCCTGATCGCGTTGCGTGCCGCTGCCCTTGAGGTCGCCGCCGACCTCGACGATCGACACCGGGCTGCGGCGGGGGAGTTGCGGGCCAGCGTCTCTGCCGCGACCGAACGACTGCACGAGATCATCGGGGTGCTCCGCGAGGAGGGCGGTGCGTCGGTGCGTCCGAGCGGGGAGACCGTCGCCGACCTGGTCGACGGTGCCCGGGAGGCCGGCATGGCGGTACGGATGGACGCCGCCCCGGCGGTCGCTGACCTGCCAGCGATGACCGGTCACGCGGCCCACCGGGTCGTCCGTGAGGCGCTGACCAATGCCGCCCGGTACGCACCGGGTGCCCCGGTCGACGTGCGCCTCGCCCGGGACGGTGACCGGGTCGAGGTGAGTGTCGTCAACGGTGCCCCGCAGGCTGGGCCGTTGCCCGCGCCGACGTCGCAGGGCAGCGGGTTGCTCGCCCTCGCCGAGCGGGTCCGTCTCGCCGGTGGGACGCTCGACGCCGGCCCCCGCGACGACGGCGGATTCGCGGTGCGGGCGGCGCTGCCGGTGAGCGCGCCGCCGTTGGAGGAAATCGAGCTGGTGGGCCCTGGGGCGGGTCTGGCAGTGCGGCCCGGCGACGGCAGGCCGGGTCCGGTGGAGCGGCCGGTGGATGCGGAACGGCGGCTGAACGACGCCCGCCGACGAGTCCGGCGCAGTCTCCTCGTGGCGCTCGTGGCACCGGCCGGCTTCGCCCTGGTGCTCTCCCTCGTCTACTACCCGGTGGCGACTGCCGGGACGGTGCTGGACCGGGCCACGTTCGACCAGATGCGCCTCGGCACGGCCAGGTCGGAGTTGAACGGTCTGCCCCGGCGGCAGTTGGAACGCCCCACCGCCGCCGACCGGGCCGACTGCGAGTACTACACCGACGGCAACTTCCCCCTGGCGCAGCCGACCTGGCGGCTCTGTTTCAACGATGGCCGGCTGGCCAGCAAGGAGTGGATCGCGTAG
- a CDS encoding polysaccharide deacetylase family protein — protein sequence MLSAPVRRILAAVTLPAILALSSCTAGPGQAIHARQVAAGQSNPSTPPSTPSIAPSAAPSTLPSATPSILPSATAKPAPGSLEWYVSQVPTFPEPPPPQPVLLPPTTDTAPFWHRLPTEQKVAFITIDDGGLARPPAVADFIWRAHIPVTLFLNSPAAEEHDVYFRQIEVAGGVVESHTINHNSLAGRSYDYQKREICGAADKLETLFGKRATLFRPPFGNHDATTLRAAHDCGAKAVFHWSETVHEGKVRYQTPEKVVQPGDVLLMHFRPALMDDLLAALKAIHRAGLTPALLEDYVR from the coding sequence GTGTTGTCAGCCCCCGTGCGCCGCATCCTCGCGGCGGTAACGCTTCCGGCCATCCTGGCGCTGAGTAGCTGCACAGCCGGCCCCGGCCAGGCGATCCACGCCCGCCAGGTCGCTGCGGGCCAGTCGAACCCGTCGACCCCGCCCTCGACGCCGTCGATCGCCCCGTCCGCGGCGCCGTCGACGCTGCCGTCCGCGACGCCCTCGATCTTGCCGTCCGCGACGGCGAAGCCCGCACCGGGAAGCCTGGAGTGGTACGTGTCCCAGGTGCCGACCTTTCCCGAGCCGCCACCACCGCAACCGGTGCTGCTGCCCCCCACGACCGATACGGCCCCGTTCTGGCACCGCCTGCCGACCGAGCAGAAGGTCGCCTTCATTACCATCGACGACGGTGGCCTGGCCCGCCCGCCCGCAGTGGCCGACTTCATCTGGCGGGCGCACATCCCGGTCACCCTGTTCCTGAACTCACCGGCCGCCGAGGAGCACGACGTCTACTTCCGGCAGATCGAGGTGGCCGGCGGGGTCGTCGAGAGCCACACGATCAACCACAACTCGCTGGCCGGCCGGTCGTACGACTACCAGAAGCGGGAGATCTGCGGGGCGGCGGACAAGCTGGAGACGCTCTTCGGCAAGCGAGCGACCCTGTTCCGCCCACCCTTCGGCAACCACGACGCCACCACGCTGAGGGCCGCGCACGACTGCGGCGCGAAGGCGGTCTTCCACTGGTCCGAGACCGTCCACGAGGGAAAGGTCCGCTACCAGACCCCGGAGAAGGTGGTCCAGCCCGGCGACGTGCTGCTGATGCACTTCCGGCCGGCGCTCATGGACGACCTGCTCGCGGCGTTGAAGGCGATTCACCGGGCCGGGCTCACGCCGGCACTGCTGGAGGACTACGTCCGCTGA
- a CDS encoding ABC transporter permease: MSTQTDAGTRPASKPAAGAPATFRGAVAAEWTKLSSVRSTWWTALAGLLVMAASAGQLAIYAANDNTNDDPTDDRGIVTVGSVLIDSVEMTQYVVLALGLLAITAEFTSGTIRTTLQCTPSRGRVLLAKAAVAGAVTFVLGLLLGGVGALMARPVLGEWGSAPVAGTIGDIVAVAAYLALVGVLALGLGAALRSAVLTLTVLLATLMIVPLSLQEPDIDVLNRIADVFPGVAGGHFLAGDTEPYPSLVGLLLLAGWAGAALLLGRYALRRRDA, translated from the coding sequence ATGAGCACGCAGACCGACGCGGGCACCCGCCCCGCCAGCAAGCCGGCCGCCGGTGCGCCGGCCACCTTCCGGGGGGCGGTGGCCGCCGAGTGGACCAAGCTCTCCTCGGTGCGCAGCACCTGGTGGACGGCGCTGGCCGGGCTGCTGGTGATGGCCGCGAGCGCCGGCCAGCTGGCCATCTACGCCGCCAACGACAACACCAACGACGACCCGACCGACGACCGGGGAATCGTCACCGTCGGCAGCGTGCTGATCGACTCAGTCGAAATGACCCAGTACGTGGTGCTGGCGCTGGGCCTGCTGGCCATCACCGCCGAGTTCACCAGCGGCACCATCCGCACCACGCTGCAGTGCACCCCGTCCCGCGGTCGCGTACTGCTGGCCAAGGCCGCCGTTGCCGGGGCGGTCACCTTCGTCCTCGGCCTGCTGCTCGGCGGCGTCGGCGCCCTGATGGCCCGGCCGGTGCTCGGCGAGTGGGGCAGCGCCCCGGTGGCCGGCACGATCGGCGACATCGTGGCGGTGGCGGCCTACCTGGCGCTGGTCGGCGTGCTCGCGCTGGGTCTCGGTGCCGCGCTGCGCAGTGCGGTGCTCACGCTCACCGTCCTCCTCGCCACCCTGATGATCGTGCCGCTGTCCCTGCAGGAGCCGGACATCGACGTGCTGAACCGGATCGCCGACGTGTTCCCCGGTGTGGCCGGCGGGCACTTCCTGGCCGGCGACACCGAGCCGTACCCGAGCCTGGTCGGGCTGCTCCTGCTGGCCGGGTGGGCCGGTGCCGCGCTGCTGCTGGGCCGGTACGCGCTGCGCCGCCGCGACGCGTAA
- the bioD gene encoding dethiobiotin synthase, whose translation MSGWEGPVLVTGTDTEVGKTVATAAIAAAAQAAGLRVAVVKPGQTGTAGGEPGDVDAVNRLAAPLTGRTLASYPDPLAPLAAARVADLPPLELYAAVDAVRDEADKHDLVLIEGAGGLLVPMGLRPSGEPWTMADLAVSLGAPAVVVARAGLGTLNHTALTLEALDRRAVPAGVVIGAWPTRPELVHWTNLTDLVPNLLGALPDGAGAMDPGVFRRSAPGWLTPALHGVLDDWRVWAEESG comes from the coding sequence ATGAGCGGGTGGGAGGGGCCGGTTCTGGTTACCGGGACCGACACCGAGGTCGGCAAGACCGTGGCGACCGCGGCGATCGCGGCCGCCGCGCAGGCCGCCGGGCTGCGGGTGGCTGTGGTCAAGCCGGGCCAGACCGGTACGGCCGGCGGTGAGCCCGGTGACGTGGACGCGGTCAATCGGCTGGCTGCCCCGCTGACCGGGCGGACCCTGGCCAGTTACCCGGACCCGCTCGCCCCGCTGGCCGCCGCCCGGGTCGCCGACCTGCCGCCGCTGGAGTTGTACGCGGCGGTGGACGCGGTCCGTGACGAGGCCGACAAGCACGACCTGGTGTTGATCGAGGGCGCGGGCGGGTTGCTGGTGCCGATGGGGCTGCGTCCGTCGGGTGAGCCGTGGACGATGGCTGACCTGGCGGTGTCGCTCGGTGCGCCGGCGGTGGTGGTCGCCCGGGCGGGGTTGGGCACGCTCAACCACACCGCGTTGACATTGGAGGCGCTCGACCGGCGTGCGGTGCCGGCGGGCGTGGTGATCGGGGCCTGGCCGACCAGGCCGGAGTTGGTGCACTGGACCAACCTCACCGACCTGGTGCCGAACCTGCTCGGGGCGCTGCCCGACGGCGCCGGTGCGATGGATCCGGGCGTGTTCCGGCGTTCCGCGCCGGGTTGGCTCACCCCGGCCCTGCACGGCGTGCTCGACGACTGGCGGGTCTGGGCCGAGGAGAGCGGCTGA